ATGCCTTCCTAAAATCTCCGATCCGGTCATAACATAAGCACAGTTGTAAATGAGGATACCATGTAGAAGCGTTCCGATTTGACATGCCCATTGTTTCCGGAGGAGGGATTTCAGTCGCAAGTCGGTACCAGAATACTGCAGTCTCGTATTTCTTCTCTCCAAAAAAATACTCCCCGAGAGCACAGGATACTTCGGGACGCGGTATTTCGTAACGGAGCGCCCGTGTCAAAGATTCAAATCTCTTAGTCTGATTGCCCATATGCGTATAACACTCCGACAATTTCAGACAAGCCTGAATATTGTCTTCAATCCACCCCTCTTCGGTAGTCAGCATCAGGTCATAATAACGGGCAGCTTCCTCGTATAAGGTGTGATCCCTTAGTTCATTGGCAAAGTAGTAAAGATCTCGGGTTGAAAACGTCTCACCAGCTTGCTGTCGCTTGCGGTAAATCTGTAAATTCCGATCCGTATAGGATTTCTGCTTATGGTGGGTAATACAGACATCACTATCCAAAAATGTGCCGTAAGCAGCTAAATATTCATGTACTGCACCAATCCATTGGAAGTTACAGTCTCTTCTCACCAGCCGGTTCCGTCGTAAACTGGTATTTACGTTACCCTCGCCATCAAAGGAAAGGTTATAAGGCATCGTTATCCGATCGATAGACGGGCGTATCATCTGCCTAAGAACCGTAAAACGCTCACGGTCTTGATCCTTCAGAATGTCATCCGCATCCAGCCACAATATGTACTGCTTCGTTGCCTTCGAGAAGGAAAAATTCCGTGCAGCTGCGAAATCGTCAATCCACTGGAAATCGAACACCCGATTCGTGAATTGGTATGCGATTTCTTTCGTCCTATCTGTTGAGCCTGTATCGACTATATTGATTTCGTCCACGATATCTTTAACCGATTGCAGCAACCCTGCGAGCGTTCCCTCCTCTTGACGAACGATCATGCACAAGCTGATTGTAATGTGTGTAGGGTGTTCTTCGTCACGAACCATAAGGTCCTGCTCCGAGTATGCCTCTATGGCTCCAAGAGAATCCTGCGAGTTTATATTCGTAGCACGAGGGGAATCTTTAGCATCTCTTTCTTCTTTCGCGTCTTTCGATAGTTCTTGCTTTTCATAGTATGGAGAAGTTTCCATAAAGGATCCGCTTGAAGGGGAACAATAAACGCCCGCTCCTAATGAGCGGGCGTTTTCCGATGTCTGATCCGTCGATCCGGTACCTACCTCGATCATTTCGTCCACCATGTCTTTAAAACTCGTAAGACAGCCGCCAATCCATTGTTGTTCATCTCTATCCATCATGAACAGTGATAATGTCTTTTCCCGCACAGGCGCCCTCCTTTAAAAAACATGAATCCAACTGCCTGAACCGCAACGGCTGAGGCAGAGCATTCTCTCCTCACAAATTGTATTCAAAGAGGCTATAGAATAGCACACCCCAAATG
Above is a window of Paenibacillus uliginis N3/975 DNA encoding:
- a CDS encoding glycosyltransferase, translated to MVRDEEHPTHITISLCMIVRQEEGTLAGLLQSVKDIVDEINIVDTGSTDRTKEIAYQFTNRVFDFQWIDDFAAARNFSFSKATKQYILWLDADDILKDQDRERFTVLRQMIRPSIDRITMPYNLSFDGEGNVNTSLRRNRLVRRDCNFQWIGAVHEYLAAYGTFLDSDVCITHHKQKSYTDRNLQIYRKRQQAGETFSTRDLYYFANELRDHTLYEEAARYYDLMLTTEEGWIEDNIQACLKLSECYTHMGNQTKRFESLTRALRYEIPRPEVSCALGEYFFGEKKYETAVFWYRLATEIPPPETMGMSNRNASTWYPHLQLCLCYDRIGDFRKAFEHNEYALQKNPTHPSLLYNRNYFRDTHHLIP